One Arachis hypogaea cultivar Tifrunner chromosome 18, arahy.Tifrunner.gnm2.J5K5, whole genome shotgun sequence genomic window, ttaatttaatgtattttgattttgtttatttaattactagattttACTTTATGTTTTCGGGTTTATGGTTTTTCTATATTTTAacttaataagaggttataaatacctcataaacTAGAATAATCGTAgtatagaatgatttagaggttttcttttcttcttcctcttcctttcctctttctcctcttcttctctttttcttcctccaTCGTGCCATCTCCAAAACCACCATCTTCTCCCTCTGTTTTTCCACCTATAGTCGCCACCACCGTggttctctcttcctcctcttcttctccttctcgccCTCACCCAACCTCCCTCAATAGCTCACTCCAAATCCTCTCGGGATCACCAAGATCCGCGCTGCCCTCACCATCCTTTGTGCCGCCTCCACCGCCGCCGCTAACAACTCCCTCTTCCCTGACTGGTATGCCATCCAGAGTCCTTTGCCCTACCTCGTCCTCCGCAAGCGCTACAAGAGCCCCCATGTGGTATCTGGTGAGACATTTAAACTCGTCGTCGAGGCCTTTTTGTTGCCCTCAATTCCTGTCTTCTGTATATATGAAGTGTATGCTGTTAATGATATATGAATTACTAGCTTTATGATATTGTCAAGGTTAATGCAAAAAGAGTTTTAAGGCTATGGAGGTAGATAGTAATGATAATGGGTTTGACGAAGAGAAAAAAGAGGaaggagaggaggaggaggaggaggaagaagaagaagaagaaaaagaagagggggttgttTTAGTCCCTATAATCATTTGGAGTTGATACTTAGCACTTGGCATTGACACATCATACTTTACCTGACACGTCAGATATGCAACCCATTATCAATTAGTTGTAGGGGTCAATTTGTCCAATTTTACTGATGGGTAGAGATTTGGTTGATTTTAAGAATGATTACGGTACGATATGTCttactgaaaaaaaaaagtcaaaatcaaaaagatatttaccctaaaattaaatgatatgacttatttatcaaataaaatcaataataTGATGAAAAACGttatccctcttttttttttcccttaagaATGTTTTTGTCAAATACATAGAACGATTTTTTTTTCACTGAAAAGTTTAAAAAACACTAATAATTCTTAATATAAATTGAGAATGAAATATAAACtcccaaaatatatataaaagtaacaAATTAATAAGTGCGCTACTTGAGTTATAatgtgaaaatatgaaataggaattttttgttttcttctggAAGGAAAAAGTTGTGAAAATTCAAAATTGGGCTTCACACCCACACCACGTTCAAAGGTTCCACTGCGTTCTGTTAAATAGTTCCCACGTGGAAAGTGGCAAGTGGCGAAAATAGGCATTAAAACCGTTCCActaataagttaaaaaaaataataaaataaataaattgagaaaAAGCATAGCCATTGCTGGTCGCTCTTGATGAAGCTCTAACTGTCTCCACTCTCCAGTCTCCACCAATCCTCTTTTCTCTCACAAACACCAAATTCAAAAGCTCCGAACCCGAAACCATCTTATGGATCGGTCTGACCCGAACCGCTTCCGTAACCGTAAACCGGCCTCCTCAACGGAACGCTTCCTTGGCGTCCCATCCAACGCGCCGCCTCTTGAAAACCCTAGCTCCTCCTCCGCCACCGACGAGCTCACCGAGGACGACGTCGTTTTCTTTGGCGACGACAACGCCGACAACAATCACCTCCCTTCCACTGCCTCCTCTTCCAACTCATCCACCCCTaaccaccaccacctccaccaTAACAACAACCACAAGGGCTTCGGATTCGGCTCCTCTGACACCTTCGGCATCCTTGCCGCTCTGCCGGAAAACGACGCCTCACCTACTGCTCCAAACGGCACGCACTTCTTCCACAAGGCCTCCTCGGTTTCGCTGtcctcgtcttcttcttcttcgtcgtcGCGTATGATTCCCGCCATACCGAAGCCTCCGTCAGCGCACCACGACCGGATGCCGCAGTCTTCGGTCATGTACCACCAGTCGGCGCCGGTGAACGTTCCTATTTTGTCTCAGGCGATGATGAGGAGGCACCGCCAGTTTGATGACGACGATGACGACGATGTGGACGATGTGACGGCGGAGGACGACGATGTGATGCTTCCGCCGCACGAGATTGTGGCGAGGAACTCGGCGCAGTCGCCGATGCTGGCGTGCTCGGTCCTGGAAGGGGTGGGGCGGACCCTGAAAGGGAGAGACTTACGGCAGGTTCGGAATGCGGTTTGGCGGCAAACAGGTTtccttgattgaaaaaaaaaatatttgaatttttagggTTAAATTTGAGTAGTTTTATCTTTCTATGTGAACTGAGAAATGGAAACAAAGGCTGAAAACTGAAAACCCTAGTGAACATGTTCAGAATTTGACATTTGAAGATTGGGCAATAATCTAGTGTGTTGAATCATTGATTGATTTTATGATTTCATTCCCCTCGTGTATTTGTGTATGTCTTGTGCTCTTCGTTAATCAACTAGAATATTTTTCCATAATGTACATAACCTAAATTAGTGCTATTCGAATGAGCCATTGAGCCCCATTGGAAGATGTTATTCGTTTCTGTTGAAACTTCAAATACACCTGGTGATGCTATATTTTTTCTTGCTTAGTATCAAGATACTCTATTACCTTCTGTTCTATTCTAGtttctttgattaaaaaaaaaaaaaaaaaagaatgattgCTCCTTCAGTATAGGAATTGGCCAAATTAGGTACTAGGTAGGATTAGGCTTTGTATATTTGGCCACCCAAGCTATGAACAGATTGTTTAGGACAAGATTACCTGCTGTTATTCCCCTAATGAACTCTGAATGTTGCTTTGTAGAAGAATAGGACACAGTGCAATATAATATAAAGGGCTTCTATTGTTTGGATATGTAGTTTTATGATGGAAAAGAATTGTTTCAACTTGAAGCTCGATATTTAATTCCTCCCAATCTGGAGTGTACAGGGTAGAAATCCATTTATTCAAACCTTGAAGTGGAATAATAATTCTACTcttttggttttcatctcttaaATCACATTCCACTCCACTCTACTCTTCACTTTTCCATCAATCCAAACATAGTCTAGAGTCTTTGTTTCAGGTGGATTTAAGGATTATCATAACTAGATGGTTCTTAGaccttttttgttctttttgtgCTGGTTAAGGTGGCTTCGTGTTGAGGAGAGAAACTAACCAGTCATATCTTTACTTATGATCCACTGCACACGTCTTAAGCCATGTGATGGGTTCTTGTCAATCTTGTGTTTCCTGAAGTCCTCTATCCTTCAAACTTGTTTGCCTAGGGCATTTTGAATAGCATACCATTATTTGGGATAACTGTACGCCCAGATACCCAACACAACAATATCTTCTCGCCTCAATTGATTTATTCTTTATTATGtccgcccccccccccccccccgcctctcttttctctttctcttctctccaCTATGGTAATTTGACTAATTAACGTATATGTGTTGAGCTCAATCCCAAGCTGCATTCCTATGGCTCTTCTTACGTCAGCTGAAATGATAACAGCCATTTATCAGAATGCATCCAATTTTTATGATTATGGATATGACTTTCTTATGTCAACTTTTGAAGTTTATATAGTATTTTAGTCCTGTCATAATCTTGTAGATTTGTTCTGTGATAACAATATAACATATTACTTGATTGGCAGTCCTTGCTCGTAGCGGACTCTTTCATAAGTGAAGCAACAATTTACATACACAGCTGAAAACAAATCGGTTATTTCAGGGAAGGATTCAAACATTGTTTCATGAATTTATGGATTAGGATGGAATGATTCTTGgtttttcatctttttatttgatttttggcaCTTTGTGCTAAGTTGATCAGTTCAGTTCTACACTTTTATCTTTTCACTCCTTAGTGCTTAGCAGGCATATGTTTTTCAAGTTGAATTAATCCTTTGTACGATTTCATTCCATTCTTCATTGCAAGTAATTTTGggttttcaatttcttgttgggAGCAGAGTGGAGCTTGTCACTTGTtgctcataattttttatttgcataggTAAGCTAATCTCACACTTAGACACATTATTAGAGTTCAAATTGTAAAACAGTCCATTGTTAGGTGAGCATTTCATATTCAATCATGGTCATGTTTCAGACTTTAAGAGTTTCAGGGTGGAATTTACTACGGTGCTAGATTGCTGCCCAAAACacttcctattttattatttaggcTTCATTTCTATTAATTCAAGGTGGGATGGATTTTTATGGTTCTCAAATGACGTACTTCGAATTACAACAAAGTTAACATTATTTTGACTCCGCTTATATTAATACAAGGTGCGATGAAATTTATCAGATAAAGTACATCTTTAAGTACTATGTTGGCCAACGATTTAATTCTTAGTGGTTCAACTTTTCGGAGACTAACAGCCTGtggtttgcatttttattttattattgagaATGGTTGTGTTAGGATTTAGAAACCAGCTTTTTTTTAACCAATAATCAgtcaacaaaaataaataaagattaagaaagaaaaagtagaactttaaaagaaaagaaaaatattacaaatgaaattgaaaatacaAAACCTGATAAACCTGAATGGTCCACATAATATTTTGAAGACTGACCGAGTCATTTACTCGAATAACCATTGCCATTTTTGGCTGTGTATTCATCATTGGTTTTCAACCTCACAATGGCAATTAGTCCTTTTAAATTAAACTCCAAGAACACCCACATGGTCCCGTTGGCGCAGTGATCATTCAATTAGAAGCAGCCAAGAATTAAGAATGCTTTCCTTAACTTGCACAATATGCTGTGTTGTATCTTCTTCATTTAACACTGATGAGGTGGAGTAGCTAGCTGGTTTTGTATGGTGATATGTTTGTCAGTGATCAACACTTTATTCTGTTGCACGTGAAAGTTTTCCTTTCTTAAAATCACAACTATATTCTAAGCTGGATAATATGCCAAGAAAGCTTGCCACTTAGCTTTCCATTCTCATTAGGAGAAAACACCACGCTTGTATAAATATATAGATTAATTTAATAAAGTCATGTTTACATTTTATTACATAGTAATGAAGGTAATCTGTTTAGAGTCTTTTAATAGCCCAACTCATATTTTCAGTTTTGGATTTAGTTTAATATTAATGGGCTCTTACTTTTAAATGTAAGAAAAATCCACAATGTAGGGGCCTCACACACATATTCAGAGGTTTAGGGTACATCATGATCACGTGAATAATTAGAATGTTATGAATGGGAACATAACTAACTGTATAGTTCATATCCACACTTGCTGGAAATCACAAAAgcctttttgttttttatttttatatgataaaagaaaatataaaacctTAGCTTGGCGTACAAATCCTTATCATATTTAATCTATTTTCTTGTCTACTAAGCACATGAAAGAGGGATCATGATTCACGACCCCTGAGCCACCACTTATACTGTTCATGCTGTCTAATGTTATCTCCCAAAATTCATAGCAACCTTGAAATGATTGTTGAAATTATTTGGTAGCGTCAATGATTGTTGGTATCAACATATCGACAACACTTTAATCCGCACAATGTGAAGAGTTTATCTGGCctaattataatattttgataaattatctcccgatatcttttttatatttacagttaATTTTACCGTTTAGAAAATTACCACTTGGTTCTGTTCTTAGTTCTTACTTGGTTCAAGCAACATACCCAGATTGTAAGGGATAAGTTAAAGTATGTAGAatcaaaagggaaaaacaaaaagggCCTAAAATTCACTATAAGAGTCCTGCTAGaaagccaatggaatatttgtacaatgtgtatatgagttacaaaatgaacataaCCCATGATAAGCATTcggtactagggataataaacatcttataTCATAAAACCATTCATCCCAAAAGCTGgcttttggggttcaccaaggatcaaactcttaacctttcggatctagagTTCTGATACCATATCATGATATCACTCATCCCAGAAGCTTACACTGATggaaaaatgtaacactaatgattatatctctaatatttccTAAATcttcattatacacattgtacaaatattctatttgCTCCCTAAACTTTCCCTCACTGTAAAGATGGGATACGTCTATAGTATTTTCCATTTACTTGTGTTACTCAATTACATATCTAACAAATTCAAGTTTTAAAACATATTAATTAATGTTCATTAATGATAGTGTCTAGAGAAAGCATCAACCACATGGTGTATCACTGTATTGCACACTTCATTTTCACTCATGGAAAAACAAGTTATATATTAGTACCCAAATTCTTAGGGaacagaaaattttgaaatagtaAATTAGTGTGCTCTCAAGGTGGGGcacatttttcttcttaatttccAAGTGTGTGCTCTCTGCTTTGCTCACACATACTAAAGTCTAAAACTTACCACTATTTTTGCAACTAAAAATTGATTACTTTGTCTAAAAAGTATAGTATAGAGAAAGGACCATGCATGCATGGTGGATTTTCTTGAAGATCCGAGGGGAGCGGtggaatatataataatatttttttcgtaCAAAGTTTATACATCTTCCGTAGTAACCCTAATCAGACAAGCAAGCCAATGAGAGTGGGCAAAGTGGATTTGAATTTATTGATAGTTAGATATaagagtaaattattatttttaatcatgaaACTTTGAAATGTTGATAAATTTATtacgaataaataaattaattttgtatttacgAATGATATTTTTATGTGATAAAAGTACACAAATATtagttttatttatgttaaatttactaatattttaaattttcatgagtaaaatgataattttttatctttcataAATACAATGTTAGTTCAATTTAttcatgaataaatttatcaacgctttaaaaattgaaagataaaaaattataatttactcTAAATATAATGTAAGCTATCAACATTGAACAAATGAATATATGCTCATATGTATCTTAATTAAACTATCAAAGTTTTTCTATttaatagataaatttttttggtttaagATTATGGGTTTTATTAGATtgcattgtttgtttcttttttttttttctttcaaaaaaagtGATTTTACAATTTAAGTAATCCACATAAGTAAATAAACTAAATTGTGTCCAACTACTAATAGCAGCAGTTGGCCCTTACATTTAATGAATTAATGTGAGTCACGTCAAGCAAGCTAACCACCACTATTTATAAGCTTCAAACTTACCTTCTTCTCTTCAAAGTTTTGTTTTCTGGTTTAAATTTCCTACTATATAGTTAATAAGTTATTATCATCATCCGATCCATTGCTTATTGGTCTTCCATAAGTGATGGCGTTTGCTCATCAAGTTGTCACAGCACTTGTTTTTGTGTTAGTTTTGACCAACGTTGACCCCTCAGCATGCCAATTGGTGAAGGGCAAAGTCTCCTGCAATGACTGCACTCATCAAAACTACGATTTCTCTGGTTTGTCtctgattaattaattatttattctccTAATTATTAGCTTTCTTTATGGTTCTTAAATATATTATTCtgcttattaaatatatatataaattatttaataattaatagataaCATACAACAACGATATATGTAGTACTCTAGAAAACAGAGTAATAAATCTTAGATATGATATCAATTAAGATATATAGATATGTAAATTATTATGTATCTAGATTGGTTCAACTGTgtgtaaattaatatatattgctTAGAAGTTAGAAATGCATATTCACCAACTTTTTATTGATTCGTGTTAGAAGATCAGATGTTCATGATCCAACCCAACTCGATAATTTCTTGCCCAGATTCAAAGCCACTTTTGTCAAGTCTgagttttaaattctttttttctttttcatcatcatgtaaattcttaaaataacattaaaatttataacctctattatataataaaaatatctagtaaatttatatattttataacatcaaatatatattgaaatttaatttgaatttatcgAAAAACAATTACCAAATCAGCTATTCGGATAGAATAtgcattaaaatacaaaaaatatacattaaaaataaattaaataatatatatttatatacaaatatataataattaatttagtgattaattttttgtatatactatatagtatttatttatgctattatacataatattcaaatttttatagtgTTTTAGTTTTGGTCATTAACTATCATTATTCTCTAAAGGTTGATCACATGATTTGTTCAAGTCATATTATTAGTGTTTGTTTGTGTGCCATTTAAtctgataaaaaatatattttttaataaaaaaaaattttaagtatatttaataaatttttaatagtaaaaataaaagtactaaaaaaataaaaaatatcttttttaaaaaattacaacttacatctttttttaaaagatattttttttttaaaaaatattttttacataataaatgaacaaaaaaatacttttatcttattttatctaaacataattgatatataaaaagatctttttatatgaaatatccaaatataaaatcacttttatttttgtaaaatttttttttaaaatatcattttaaaaaaatctttttcaaaaataacaccAAACAAGTCCTTAAACCATTATTAGactagatttaattttaaaaatggtcgaattattaaaattaacaattatgTTAAGTACACGTTAAAATTAATCaccaatataaattatatattaaaaataaattaaattcaatatatttatacacaaatatataataattaattttaatgtatacataATATCTTTGTATATTAATAAATCGGATATTTATTATCAAAGCACGCATTAATTGATGGAAAAATATAGTCAAAGTGCAGTGATACTGTATCTATAATTATTTGTGTTGGTTTCAGGGATCAAGGTGTCAGTGAAGTGTGAAGGTGTGAAAAAGGTAGCCATGGCAACAACACAAGATAACGGCACCTTCAAGGTTGACCTCCCCTTTGAccagcataataataataattttatgaagAAGTGCCAAGCAAAAATTATTGGAGGACCAAATCACATATATGCCAGAAAGAAGAACCAGGTGTCAGAAATTGTAATGAAGGGCAATGAGGTAAAACTATCAAGTCCTCTTAGCTTCTTCAAAGAATGCCCCCAACAACACATTGAATATTGCAACGCGTTCGCTTCATCCAAAACCTTCGATTTCGATTTCCCTTTTCCTCCCGAGTGGGGCTTGGCACCCTCTAGTTACTACTTTCCTTATTTCTTCCCTATAATTGGAATACCTTGATATATATTTTTCACTATTTGCATATACTTAATAATGAACGGAATTAAGAAAATTCTATGATCTAGAGGTCGTTACAATTATGAGTCTACCTATATATGTACTTGTGGGGTTGCCAAATTAAAGCTAGCTAGCACATATTGTTATAATAAAGCACTATCTATATTACTAGCTCTTTGTTTTCTAACTCATTCATACTGAGACATAGTCAAGTGCTTCGATCCCTAAATTAGGTCTCTCAGGTTCAACATTTTCTAAAGTCACGTGTATAGGTAATACTAGGTAACTAATAACTTTTTTAATAACATGAACAATTACCAATCAAATTAAAACAcattacatttttaaattatctacctaaatcttaatattaaactactcttctactttagctcatgacaacaataaagaagtatcgtggcccacaaattcagcccaacaaaatacaaaaattcaattttaattttaatctttattatcttatctttatcttatcttatctttatgttatcttctcttcttatcttatctttacttttatctttcataggacaatgttctatatatatttagttttaccctcaTAATTTACAACACATGTTCAATtcattcaatcaacaatcaataaaatttcttcatctttttctttcacaattcttttattttcctattctttcacaattttatcatggtatcagagccatggtatcctccttgaggagGATATATAAGTTATCATCTCTTCGGTGAGAAATCACCTTGCTTCTTTTTCAACTTCCTCCCACAATAAATAATCATAGATTTAGTTACATGCATCCAAGTGAAAATTCTACCACAGTTTTGATTATCCCGGTTCTTTACCAGCAATTCCGTCTGCGCCTTCTTGTATTTCATCTGCAACTTCTTCCGGGAGTTTCGTCAGTATTCTGTTTCAGCAGTTCAATCTGCATCTGTTctagcagttccatctgcgctctTATTGCGCTCTACGCGCCATTTGAAGACCACTCTTATTGCGCCATACGCGCCCTCTAAAGATCAATCTTGTTGCGTTTTACacgcttatttttttattttttatttttttattttttattttttcattctttttttttatgaagaTCGCTACTTGCTCTCTCTCCCTCaagcacagcatctccttttatgtattttttgtcATCGGCAGCTCAAGCTCCGCCGCACGCAATTGTTTAAAGATCGCTGCTCaagcacagcatctccttttatgtatttttgtcgTCGGCAGCTCAAGCTCCGCCGCACGCAATTGTTTAAAGATCGCTGCTCaagcacagcatctccttttatgTTTTTGCCGCCGGCAGCTCAAGCTCCGCTGCGCGCATTTTTGAAGATCGCTGCTCAAGtacagcatctccttttatatttttgccgtCGACAGCTCAAGCTCCGCCGCACGCATCTTCCTCCGCGTCACTACGTCAGAGGCGTCTTCCTCAACAATTTCATTGGAATTTATCCAAGCTGTGGATTATTGACATCTTTCATCCACCAGCTTGCGGGGGcatattaaactactcttctactttagcccatgacaacaataaagaagtatcgtggcccacaaattcagcccaacaaaatacaaaaattcaattttaattttaatctttattattttatcttatcttatctttatgttatcttctcttcttatcttatctttacttttatctttcataggacaatgttctatatatatttagttttaccctcaTAATTTACAACACATGTTCAATtcattcaatcaacaatcaataaaatttcttcatctttttctttcacaattcttttattttcctattctttcacaattttatcatcttaatattagaataactatcCGCACacctaataaaatgaacatccgatatatttattgttcacattgtttagtatttttattgtttacttatacttttttttacatatatttatGTCGAATTACATTAATTGAGTTCACGACGAATAATATGTATACACAATCTAGAAAATATTATCGGTGGCTTTTCTCCTCAGTCCACACATGACTTCAGATCAAAATCCCATGTGCCTAAACCAATTCACAAGGCCCTTCTTCCAAATCAAATTACCCTTGTGCTTATTTAGGGTGGTGGAAAATGGGaacattataatattatattataactaAAGTAcacaacaaatattattttgtaaaaagaGTATATGCATGGCTCCCTAGTAGTACAATTTTAATTATGATGAGATTATTACCAGGTCAATAATGAAAATTAAAGATTTAACATAGTTATGCTACATATATCTAAAGAATCTCTCCCTCACGAAAGTACATGTGTCTTTattatcttaattaatattaattaattaatatatcctCGACGCGGAAAGAAAGAGTATGCAATTGGGAAAGAAGAGGATACGATGTGAGTGATTATGCATGCTGAAGAAAACACGCATGCAACAAGACAAAAACCCTATACCATATATTTACAGATTTCAAGAGGTGTGATTATTTGCAATTTGGGATTATTTGGAGATTTGGTCTTTGGCACGTAACATGCAAGTCTTGGAGTTTCAAACCCTTCTAAATCTTTCCCAAGACTTATcggtgagttttttttttataaaattatttattctaaaaatttaacttaatataaaattatgattattatatatttaacacTTATATTTAAACTTTAAATAAATAATCTTAATCTAATTTGCGATAGAGAGGTAAATGAGTACATTAGTACAATGAGACCTATAACATAGACGCTATTATGTGGCTATTATCCAATTTTAGCAATTTCAAGAATGTAGTAGTTAGATGTttctggagaagaaaataaaaatttatttattattttataaaattcaaaataaaattaaaattagaactgACATTAAACATACTCTGATATAAAAGATTGATGTCAAATTAGGTTTTATAATATTCTGGGAACTAAGTCCCTTTCGGGGTTTGTTCTTTCTTTTTAGGAGCTGTTTTATAACACCGACAGGATGTCTCCAAAAGTAAAAAGGAATATATATACTTCAACTAAAATGGTAGGTAATATATCATATTTGTATTAATTAACGaggtataaatattttataaaagtttcaagtttaaattttattgttgCTAATATACCAAAAAGTAAATATTAATCTTACAGCcttatgccaaaaaaaaaaatggattttTTATTTATGGGTATATATTTATTACCTAGCTATTAGTTAAAGACAAAATTCTCTTTTAACTTATTAGACGACCATAATTATATAAAAGGAAATACCGAAATAGACGTGATAGTGAGAGAAGCAACATCGATGTAATTAATAAAGACAGGAAtaaaattagtataaaataattagtccttcattagttaaaattttaaaataagaaattatatgaaatctcataaaaatattattgttgttgCCTTGTTGGGCCACAATTGGGCACATGTTTTGAccattgggtttttttttttttgttactcaCGGTATaccccaacccgacaggtcaaggactaatccgtcgcggattgGAGCTCCATTTAAGGATCTGTCGTTGGCCAATgaattgctgcatgcacaaggcgggattcgaacccctgacacttgcttaagcggatgagtgagctgaccactcgaccaacccaaattggttGTTTTGACCATTGTTTAAGGTGTGTGGAAAGCAAGTTAAAAGTAATTGAGGTTTTAATTGAGTGGTTaaatatattgtctttaactaaTTCAAATTGGTCTGAGTGTGATTAGTTCATTTATGTGTTTAAATAGGTATTggagtttaattttatttgaatttaaatcctctaaattttagCTAAATTTTCACTTTAAAAGATAAGGTAAGATCTCTCACCATTGAATGTTTTCTCTTGAttccacctataaaataaatggtggtaaatcatactttcctatctaaagtgaaatttaaaatttagaggattcaaatccattttattttatatatacagtaatttattggctaacgataaatttttaaatgaaactcaaatccGCAATTGATGAAACTGCTAGAActtgagaagggggttgaatcaagttagTTCAAAACTGAACTTCTTTTGCTCTGTTTTT contains:
- the LOC112772104 gene encoding protein S40-7 yields the protein MDRSDPNRFRNRKPASSTERFLGVPSNAPPLENPSSSSATDELTEDDVVFFGDDNADNNHLPSTASSSNSSTPNHHHLHHNNNHKGFGFGSSDTFGILAALPENDASPTAPNGTHFFHKASSVSLSSSSSSSSSRMIPAIPKPPSAHHDRMPQSSVMYHQSAPVNVPILSQAMMRRHRQFDDDDDDDVDDVTAEDDDVMLPPHEIVARNSAQSPMLACSVLEGVGRTLKGRDLRQVRNAVWRQTVLARSGLFHK
- the LOC112773280 gene encoding uncharacterized protein; protein product: MAFAHQVVTALVFVLVLTNVDPSACQLVKGKVSCNDCTHQNYDFSGIKVSVKCEGVKKVAMATTQDNGTFKVDLPFDQHNNNNFMKKCQAKIIGGPNHIYARKKNQVSEIVMKGNEVKLSSPLSFFKECPQQHIEYCNAFASSKTFDFDFPFPPEWGLAPSSYYFPYFFPIIGIP